A stretch of the Porifericola rhodea genome encodes the following:
- a CDS encoding FecR family protein has protein sequence MDYEQYDLEDFVADPYFKKWVRKGNAKSNEFWESWLEAHPEKADTIAQAKSILTFLQFQVDEASEEETLEVKAKVMYRIKNEGGGKPGHKSVLWFYISIAATVMIILSGSYIVWQNMVKDPYQYYQTAFAEQQEILLADSTLVKLNANSTLKVPVSWIEGKPREVWLEGEAFFEVVKQPNAADGRFIVHTSQLEVEVLGTTFNVQSRHEETQVVLNTGKVKLQKTNISEGEQIVFLEPGEMATADAKQLIKKQVNPQVYSSWKDNRLFFENESIRKIAQRLKDTYGYEVKVDEEQWLNYKFTGSCPADDISILLVALSESFDLKVIRVNKQIYIQHENP, from the coding sequence ATGGATTACGAGCAATATGATCTAGAAGACTTTGTCGCTGACCCTTACTTCAAAAAATGGGTAAGAAAAGGAAATGCGAAGAGTAACGAATTTTGGGAGAGCTGGCTGGAAGCTCATCCAGAAAAGGCTGATACCATTGCCCAGGCAAAAAGCATATTGACATTTCTACAGTTTCAGGTAGATGAGGCTAGCGAAGAAGAAACGCTGGAAGTGAAGGCTAAGGTAATGTATAGAATAAAAAATGAAGGTGGGGGGAAGCCAGGGCATAAAAGTGTATTGTGGTTCTATATTTCTATTGCCGCCACAGTCATGATTATTCTTTCGGGCTCATATATAGTATGGCAGAATATGGTCAAAGATCCCTACCAATACTACCAGACGGCTTTTGCAGAGCAGCAGGAGATATTACTGGCAGACAGTACGCTAGTTAAGCTTAATGCCAATTCTACTCTAAAGGTACCTGTAAGCTGGATAGAGGGGAAACCCAGAGAAGTGTGGCTGGAAGGTGAAGCTTTTTTTGAAGTGGTAAAGCAGCCAAATGCCGCTGATGGACGCTTTATTGTACATACTTCACAACTAGAAGTAGAAGTATTAGGTACCACCTTTAACGTACAGTCCAGGCATGAAGAAACTCAGGTAGTACTTAACACAGGAAAAGTCAAACTACAAAAAACTAATATTAGCGAAGGTGAGCAGATAGTATTTCTGGAGCCGGGAGAAATGGCTACTGCCGACGCTAAGCAGTTGATTAAAAAACAGGTAAACCCACAGGTTTACTCATCGTGGAAAGATAACCGTCTATTTTTTGAAAATGAAAGTATCCGCAAAATCGCCCAGCGTCTGAAAGACACGTATGGCTATGAAGTGAAGGTTGATGAAGAACAGTGGTTGAACTACAAATTCACAGGTTCATGTCCTGCCGACGATATTTCTATATTGTTGGTAGCTCTTTCAGAAAGTTTTGATCTCAAGGTGATTCGTGTTAACAAACAAATCTACATACAACATGAAAACCCATAG